Proteins from a genomic interval of Medicago truncatula cultivar Jemalong A17 chromosome 3, MtrunA17r5.0-ANR, whole genome shotgun sequence:
- the LOC25479834 gene encoding probable polyamine transporter At1g31830 — protein MAVTELPTSTTTTNKIKKISILPLIFIIFYEVSGGPFGSEDAVKAAGPLLTLLGFIVFPFIWSIPEALITAEMGTMFPENSGYVVWVSSALGPYWGFQQGWMKWISGVIDNALYPVLFLDYLKSTIPAFESGWPRVLATLGLTIFLTILNYRGLTIVGFVAVCLGIFSLLPFVVMGFISIPKLEPSRWVEVDLKDIDWSLYLNTLFWNLNYWDSISTLAGEVENPRKTLPKGLFYALILVVSGYLFPLFVGTGAVPVDRAAWSDGYFSDIAMIIGGAWLRWWLNAAAAVSNMGLFVAEMSADSFQLLGMAERGMLPEFFTKRSRYGTPIIGILFSASGVILLSWLSFDEIVAAENFLYCFGMILEFIAFILLKIKKPNASRPYKVPGGKVGAIFLCIPPTILIGFVLAFSSLKVFVISVIAMVIGLVMQPCLKFVERKKWIKFSVSPDLPDLDNGESTQTLVQ, from the coding sequence ATGGCAGTCACAGAATTACCTACCAGTAccacaacaacaaacaaaatcaagaaaatttcaATTCTACcactcatcttcatcatcttctatGAAGTGTCTGGAGGACCATTTGGTTCAGAGGATGCAGTAAAAGCAGCTGGTCCTCTCTTAACCCTTCTTGGATTCATAGTTTTCCCATTTATATGGAGTATCCCTGAAGCCTTGATCACTGCTGAAATGGGAACAATGTTCCCTGAAAACAGTGGTTATGTTGTTTGGGTTTCATCAGCTTTAGGACCTTATTGGGGTTTCCAACAAGGTTGGATGAAATGGATTAGTGGTGTCATAGACAATGCTTTGTATCCAGTTTTGTTTCTTGATTATCTTAAGTCAACTATTCCAGCTTTCGAAAGTGGTTGGCCTAGAGTTTTGGCAACATTAGGTCTTACTATATTTCTAACTATTTTGAATTATAGAGGTTTAACTATTGTTGGATTTGTTGCTGTTTGTTTAGGGATTTTTTCATTACTTCCTTTTGTTGTTATGGGATTTATTTCAATTCCTAAGTTGGAACCATCAAGATGGGTTGAAGTGGATTTAAAAGATATTGATTGGAGTTTGTATTTGAATACACTTTTTTGGAATCTTAATTATTGGGATTCTATAAGTACTCTTGCTGGTGAAGTTGAAAATCCAAGGAAAACACTTCCTAAAGGTTTGTTTTATgctttgattttggttgttAGTGGATATCTGTTTCCTCTTTTTGTTGGCACCGGCGCGGTTCCAGTGGACCGCGCGGCTTGGAGTGACGGATACTTTTCAGATATTGCTATGATCATTGGTGGAGCTTGGTTGAGATGGTGGCTTAATGCTGCAGCTGCGGTGTCGAATATGGGATTGTTTGTTGCTGAAATGAGCGCCGACTCATTTCAGCTTCTAGGAATGGCTGAGAGGGGAATGTTGCCTGAGTTCTTTACCAAAAGGTCGCGCTACGGTACGCCTATTATAGGGATACTTTTTTCGGCCTCCGGTGTGATTTTACTTTCATGGCTTAGTTTTGATGAAATTGTGGCTGCTGAAAATTTCTTGTACTGTTTCGGAATGATTCTTGAGTTTATTGCATTCATTTTGTTGAAGATTAAAAAACCAAATGCATCAAGGCCTTATAAGGTACCAGGAGGTAAAGTTGGAGCAATTTTTCTATGTATCCCTCCTACAATATTGATTGGTTTTGTATTggctttctcttctctaaaagTGTTTGTTATAAGTGTCATTGCTATGGTGATTGGTCTTGTGATGCAGCCTTGTCTCAAATTTGTGGAGAGAAAGAAATGGATCAAGTTCTCTGTTAGTCCTGACCTACCTGATCTGGACAATGGGGAGAGCACACAAACATTGGTGCAATAA